The following is a genomic window from Coriobacteriia bacterium.
GTGACACCGGGACCCTCACGCTCGACACCGCGCCCGACGTGCTGACCGTCGCGGATGTGGCGGCTCTCCTCGGCGTCGCTGAGAGCACCGTCCGCGGCGCGATCGCCCGGCGTGAGCTCCATGCCGTCAACCTCGGACGCCGAATCATCGTCCCGAAAGCTGCTCTCGTCAG
Proteins encoded in this region:
- a CDS encoding helix-turn-helix domain-containing protein: MSDTGTLTLDTAPDVLTVADVAALLGVAESTVRGAIARRELHAVNLGRRIIVPKAALVRFLVPPDTDGRVIGAPSPDEPG